In Patagioenas fasciata isolate bPatFas1 chromosome 2, bPatFas1.hap1, whole genome shotgun sequence, a single window of DNA contains:
- the ENKUR gene encoding enkurin isoform X3 yields MGPAKVAVPTPNNFLQKHSKEPKLPAKKKEQDSKKLPALSVPRRTDRPVMGIQSKKNFINTNAVAAIKGLPKKPQPIYVDRRQGDKYLLEPSGLVPKYIKKKDYGITPKYVTQRNEETKRAQEEYEARILEDLKKRAMKRLSDDERRSLLQGLKKNWEEVYHEFQGLPVQIDTVPKKLHKEKLELQMKQLEHDIEVIEKHKVIYIANE; encoded by the exons ATGGGACCAGCAAAAGTTGCAGTGCCAACTCCAAACAACTTTCTGCAGAAACATTCAAAGGAACCCAAGCTACCAGCAA aaaaaaaagaacaggataGTAAGAAATTGCCTGCATTATCAGTGCCACGGAGGACAGATCGCCCAGTTATGGGAATTCAGAGTAAAAAGAATTTTATAAATACAAATGCAGTTGCTGCTATCAAGGGATTGCCTAAAAAGCCTCAACCTATTTATGTTGATAGAAGACAGGGAGATAAATATCTGCTTGAACCTTCAGGACTTGttccaaaatatattaaaaaaaag GATTAcggtattacaccaaaatatgtaacccagagaaatgaagaaacaaagaGAGCTCAGGAAGAATATGAGGCCAGGATCTTGGAAGATCTCAAGAAAAGAGCCATGAAACGGCTGTCTGATGATGAAAGGAGAAGTCTTCTGCAG GGACTGAAAAAGAACTGGGAGGAAGTGTATCATGAATTTCAGGGTCTTCCAGTACAAATAGACACCGTACCCAAGAAGCTACATAAGGAAAAGCTGGAATTACAGATGAAACAACTGGAGCATGACATAGAAGTAATTGAGAAGCACAAAGTTATCTACATTGCAAATGAGTAA
- the ENKUR gene encoding enkurin isoform X1, producing MAAQCVQNNIDNLLPRLEEKPVKPPRYISTFRPSVKCEAAKNKAQCKTMGPAKVAVPTPNNFLQKHSKEPKLPAKKKEQDSKKLPALSVPRRTDRPVMGIQSKKNFINTNAVAAIKGLPKKPQPIYVDRRQGDKYLLEPSGLVPKYIKKKDYGITPKYVTQRNEETKRAQEEYEARILEDLKKRAMKRLSDDERRSLLQGLKKNWEEVYHEFQGLPVQIDTVPKKLHKEKLELQMKQLEHDIEVIEKHKVIYIANE from the exons ATGGCGGCGCAGTGTGTCCAGAACAATATCGATAACCTCCTGCCCCGCCTGGAGGAGAAGCCTGTCAAACCTCCCAG GTATATATCCACTTTTCGACCATCCGTGAAATGTGAAGCAGCAAAAAATAAGGCTCAGTGCAAAACTATGGGACCAGCAAAAGTTGCAGTGCCAACTCCAAACAACTTTCTGCAGAAACATTCAAAGGAACCCAAGCTACCAGCAA aaaaaaaagaacaggataGTAAGAAATTGCCTGCATTATCAGTGCCACGGAGGACAGATCGCCCAGTTATGGGAATTCAGAGTAAAAAGAATTTTATAAATACAAATGCAGTTGCTGCTATCAAGGGATTGCCTAAAAAGCCTCAACCTATTTATGTTGATAGAAGACAGGGAGATAAATATCTGCTTGAACCTTCAGGACTTGttccaaaatatattaaaaaaaag GATTAcggtattacaccaaaatatgtaacccagagaaatgaagaaacaaagaGAGCTCAGGAAGAATATGAGGCCAGGATCTTGGAAGATCTCAAGAAAAGAGCCATGAAACGGCTGTCTGATGATGAAAGGAGAAGTCTTCTGCAG GGACTGAAAAAGAACTGGGAGGAAGTGTATCATGAATTTCAGGGTCTTCCAGTACAAATAGACACCGTACCCAAGAAGCTACATAAGGAAAAGCTGGAATTACAGATGAAACAACTGGAGCATGACATAGAAGTAATTGAGAAGCACAAAGTTATCTACATTGCAAATGAGTAA
- the ENKUR gene encoding enkurin isoform X2 encodes MAAQCVQNNIDNLLPRLEEKPVKPPRYISTFRPSVKCEAAKNKAQCKTMGPAKVAVPTPNNFLQKHSKEPKLPAKKKEQDSKKLPALSVPRRTDRPVMGIQSKKNFINTNAVAAIKGLPKKPQPIYVDRRQGDKYLLEPSGLVPKYIKKKDYGITPKYVTQRNEETKRAQEEYEARILEDLKKRAMKRLSDDERRSLLQFFLKILRTGNEVYRLPCVPGTEKELGGSVS; translated from the exons ATGGCGGCGCAGTGTGTCCAGAACAATATCGATAACCTCCTGCCCCGCCTGGAGGAGAAGCCTGTCAAACCTCCCAG GTATATATCCACTTTTCGACCATCCGTGAAATGTGAAGCAGCAAAAAATAAGGCTCAGTGCAAAACTATGGGACCAGCAAAAGTTGCAGTGCCAACTCCAAACAACTTTCTGCAGAAACATTCAAAGGAACCCAAGCTACCAGCAA aaaaaaaagaacaggataGTAAGAAATTGCCTGCATTATCAGTGCCACGGAGGACAGATCGCCCAGTTATGGGAATTCAGAGTAAAAAGAATTTTATAAATACAAATGCAGTTGCTGCTATCAAGGGATTGCCTAAAAAGCCTCAACCTATTTATGTTGATAGAAGACAGGGAGATAAATATCTGCTTGAACCTTCAGGACTTGttccaaaatatattaaaaaaaag GATTAcggtattacaccaaaatatgtaacccagagaaatgaagaaacaaagaGAGCTCAGGAAGAATATGAGGCCAGGATCTTGGAAGATCTCAAGAAAAGAGCCATGAAACGGCTGTCTGATGATGAAAGGAGAAGTCTTCTGCAG TTTTTCTTGAAGATACTGAGGACTGGAAATGAAGTATACAGGCTTCCTTGTGTTCCTG GGACTGAAAAAGAACTGGGAGGAAGTGTATCATGA
- the THNSL1 gene encoding threonine synthase-like 1: MFRVCQYWPLRLITQNSVSSMYLKLMLSRPVAFAQIWKSWFSSHTLVGSKNIILMGPPGAGKTTVGRIVGQKLDCPVIDIDDDVLERTWNMSVSEKLQDVGNEQFLEEEGKTLLKFSASGSVISLTGSNPMHSAGMQHMKKNGIVVYLDVPTAVIMSRLKSMKVDRIVGQSPGISLKDILQFRKQFYRRWYDIRVLCGGDDAAEVVAEKVLDAVKRYQNSELETFISTRSSRSERSMEKNSHKYFSDVVIEGLAPDGGLFVPERGLPKFTVGEWQSLIEATYIERAQVILEGCIHPADIPASKLAEITETAYGENFTCSKIAPVRHLAGNQFLLELFHGPTASFKDFALQMVPHIFAYCIPRSCNYLVLVATSGDTGSAVLDGFSRLHDTDKQRIAVMNFFPEDGVSPIQKSQMIGCQKENAWSVGVKSDFDFCQTAIKQIFTNSDYTGFLTVEYGTALAAANSINWARLLPQIVYHASAYLDLVHQDIIPFGSPVDVCIPTGNFGNILAALYAKMMGIPIRKCICASNENNVLTDFIRTGVYDLRGRKLIPTFSPAVDILKSSNLERYLHLIANEDGQLVTQLYKQLEKQGHFQLQKDLLEKLQQDVVAGWCSEEECLAAIHSVYSTTGYILDTHTAVAKVVADRLQDRTCPIIISSTAHYSKFAPAILRALRIAEIKQNPLSQLHLLNSYNPLPPIHWGLLETLKKKGNEDHRVCAADMSMLMSCIETLIQNHFMKVF, from the coding sequence ATGTTTCGTGTTTGTCAGTATTGGCCTTTAAGACTAATAACCCAAAACAGTGTTTCAAGCATGTATTTAAAACTCATGCTTTCAAGACCTGTTGCATTTGCACAGATATGGAAGTCATGGTTCTCAAGTCATACTCTTGTTGGAAGCAAAAATATTATCCTGATGGGACCTCCAGGTGCTGGGAAAACAACAGTTGGGAGAATAGTAGGTCAGAAACTAGATTGCCCTGTCATAGACATAGATGATGATGTCCTTGAAAGAACCTGGAATATGAGTGTGTCGGAAAAACTGCAGGATGTTGGTAATGAACAATTTttagaggaggaaggaaaaacccTGTTGAAGTTTTCAGCATCTGGAAGTGTCATTTCCCTTACTGGGTCCAATCCAATGCATTCTGCTGGCATGCAGCATATGAAGAAAAACGGAATAGTTGTCTATCTGGATGTGCCCACAGCAGTCATTATGAGCAGGCTGAAATCAATGAAAGTGGATCGCATTGTGGGCCAGTCTCCTGGTATTTCTCTCAAGGACATACTTCAGTTCAGGAAGCAGTTCTACAGAAGGTGGTACGACATCCGTGTTCTTTGTGGAGGGGATGATGCAGCAGAGGTTGTAGCAGAAAAGGTACTTGATGCTGTGAAGAGATATCAAAACTCAGAACTGGAAACTTTCATTTCGACTAGGTCTAGTAGGTCTGAAAGGAGTATGGAGAAAAACTCTCATAAATACTTCAGTGACGTTGTTATTGAGGGCTTAGCCCCTGATGGAGGACTCTTTGTTCCTGAGAGAGGACTTCCAAAATTCACTGTTGGAGAATGGCAAAGCCTAATAGAAGCAACTTACATTGAAAGAGCCCAGGTGATATTAGAAGGATGCATACATCCTGCTGATATTCCTGCTTCTAAGCTGGCAGAAATTACTGAAACTGCTTATGGAGAAAACTTTACTTGTTCTAAAATTGCCCCAGTTAGGCATCTGGCAGGGAATCAATTTCTCCTTGAATTATTTCATGGACCAACAGCATCGTTTAAAGATTTTGCATTGCAGATGGTGCCACATATATTTGCATACTGTATTCCCAGAAGCTGCAATTACTTGGTTCTGGTAGCTACTTCTGGTGATACAGGGAGTGCCGTCCTAGATGGCTTTAGTCGTCTCCATGACACTGACAAACAGAGAATTGCTGTGAtgaatttttttcctgaggatGGAGTAAGCCCAATTCAAAAATCACAGATGATTGGCTGTCAGAAAGAAAATGCCTGGTCAGTAGGTGtcaaatctgattttgatttttgcCAGACAGCTATAAAGCAAATCTTTACTAATTCTGATTATACTGGCTTTCTTACAGTAGAATATGGAACAGCTTTAGCTGCAGCAAACTCCATAAACTGGGCACGACTGCTTCCTCAGATAGTTTATCATGCCTCTGCATACCTAGACCTTGTTCATCAAGATATTATTCCTTTTGGAAGCCCTGTAGATGTTTGCATTCCTACAGGAAACTTTGGCAACATACTGGCTGCTTTGTATGCTAAAATGATGGGAATTCCTATTAGAAAATGTATTTGTGCTTccaatgaaaataatgttttgacTGACTTCATAAGGACAGGTGTTTATGATTTGaggggaagaaaattaattcccaCTTTTTCACCAGCAGTAGATATTTTGAAGTCCTCCAATCTTGAGCGCTACTTGCACCTGATTGCAAATGAGGATGGACAACTGGTGACACAGTTATATAAGCAGCTGGAAAAACAGGGCCACTTCCAGCTACAGAAAGATCTACTTGAAAAGCTTCAGCAGGATGTGGTGGCTGGGTGGTGCTCTGAGGAGGAGTGTCTAGCTGCCATTCACTCTGTATACAGTACTACAGGATATATTTTGGATACACACACAGCTGTTGCTAAAGTAGTCGCAGATCGATTACAAGACAGAACTTGCCCAATTATTATTTCATCTACGGCTCATTATTCTAAGTTTGCACCTGCTATCTTGAGGGCCTTGAGGATTGCAGAAATAAAACAGAATCCATTAAGTCAGCTTCACTTGCTGAATTCTTACAACCCTCTGCCTCCGATCCACTGGGGCCTATTAGAGACCCTGAAAAAGAAGGGGAATG